The region CTTCGGCATATAAAGCCAGGTTATATTCTCGGTCGCCGGGGTCAGCAGTACCCGCCAAATGCCAGGTTGCCTGATTCCCATTCAACTTGATCGTTGACGAAACGGCTTCGTTCTCAATGAGCGCCGTTTGTGTTAACAGGCTAAGTGTATCGCTACCGACGTCGACACCCCGAAATTCCAGGTTATTGACATGAAGGTCATCGGGTATCTTAGAGAGTATGTTATCAATTAAATTCTCTGATACATCGGCCAGATTCGTGCGTCGGGTTGTTTCGTCGGGTGCGGAGTCGGTAGCCGTCGAATCCCGTTTTTTATGCAGCAGGAAATCTATATTAGTGAGCGAATCACGCTTTACGACCTGAATGAGGCCATTTTCGAGGGTCATGCCCGATAAGCCGATTTTGCCAGCCAGCAGTGGCCAAAAGCGAACAGCCAGTTCGACGCGCTGGATACGAGCCAAACTGTCGCGCGCTTCAGGAACGACAGAAATATCAGTAAACGCCAGCGAACTTAATCCGGTGAATTTTGCAGAACCAATCTTAACGTCGAGGTTATAATCACGCTTTGCCTTTCGAATCCCTCGTTCGAGGGCCGTTTTTAATAAGGCTTCGCGTTTGGAGTACGCAATGCCAGCGCCGACCAGGGCCAGCAAAAATATACTTAAAAATACCCAACCTGCAATCCGGAGGGCTTTACGTTGACGATACGTCATGCTTTATGTCTATGCTCGGAAGTGCAAAGATAGGGTATTTATGGGATTAGGAGTGAGGAGTTGGTAGTGAGGAGTGAGGAGTTGCTGACGCGAGAATACTACTGGCGTCAGCAACTCCTCACTCCTCACTACCAACTCCTCACTCCTATTACTGATTAAAAGTCCAAATGGCAGTTTGTCCAGCCATCGTCGAAGCGGGTGCCAAACTGTTTGTAGAAGCCGATAGCGGGCTCGTTCCAGTCGAGTACCTGCCACATCATACCCGTACATTTCGTGTCGCGGGCCATCTCGATGGTTGCGTCGAGTAACAGTTTGCCGATACCGTATCCTCGGAACGCTTCGGTCACGACAATGTCTTCCAGGTATAGCCGCTTGCCTTTCCAGGTGGAATACCGGTAAAAGTACAGGGCCATACCAACAATTTTCTGGCTGTCAGAATCTTCGGCCATGATCATTCCGAACAATGGATTGGGACCAAAGCCGTCTTCGGCCATTTGTTCAACGGTGTTTGAAACCTGATCGCCAGCCAGTTCATAAACGGCTAACTCCATAACTAAGTCAAACGCTTGTGGGATGTCGGCACGCGTGCCGGGACGAATAGAAATCATGGGTGGGAGTGAGTTGGAAGATTTAGTAAGTGATAGGGAGGGACGTTAAGCAACTTATTGAATAAAATCAGTCATTGGCATCAAGAGCCCGGCTTTCCAGTCTGCTTTTCCATTTGTTGAGGGCCGCCTGAAAATCGTCGGGGAGGTTAGAGTCGAACTGAAGCCATTCCTTCGTGCGCGGATGTTTGAAGCCTAATGATCGGGCGTGAAGGGCCTGGCGAGGCAGTAATTTAAACGCATTCTCAACGAAAGCCTTGTAACTGCCGACGGGTGTTCCGCGTAAAATCCGGTCACCCCCGTACATGGCATCATTGAATAAGGGGTTGCCGATGTGCTTGAAATGAGCCCGAATCTGATGCGTACGGCCGGTTTCCAGCTTGCACTCAACCAGGGCCACATAGCCCAGGTCTTCCAGCGTAGTGTAGTGCGTAACGGCCCACTTTCCTTTCGATTCGTCGTCGTAAATGGCCTGTACTTTACGGTCTTTTATTGACCGGCCGATGAATCCCGTAATGGTGCCGATTTGTGGATTCGGTACCCCCCAGGTCAGGGCATTATACGTGCGCTCGATGGTATGTTCAAAGAACTGACGCGCCAGATAGGTCATCGCAAACTCAGTCTTGGCAATCACCATCAGGCCCGACGTGTCCTTGTCGATTCGGTGAACCAGACCGGGTCTAACTTCACCATGTCGGGATGTGGGCAGATTCTGGAAGTGGTAGACCAGTGCGTTCACCAGCGTGCCATCCCAGTTGCCGTGCGCCGGGTGGACAACCATGCCCGCCGGTTTGTTGATCACCAGCAGGTCATCGTCCTCAAACACAATGTTGATGGGGATGTTTTCGGGTTTCAGATCCGTTTCGCGGGGTGGGTGCGGCAGCGAAACGGTAATAATGTCCGAGGGTTTGATTTTATAGCTGGCTTTTGTCGGCTTATCGTTTACCCGAACCGATTCGGCATCGATACCGGCCTGAATTTTCGTGCGCGTGGCATTCTGCAGCCGGTCCATCAGGAAGCGGTCGATGCGCAGCAGGCTCTGGCCTTTGTCCACCACAATACGGTGATGCTCGTATAATTCGTCGTCTTCTGGTAATTCGTCTTCCGTTTCCGCCACCGTTTTTATAACTAAAAAACCTATTCCCTCTCAAAAAGGCTATAGGTTTGTAATGAATCGTCAAAAATACGTAATATGGACGAACTTGCCCGTCAACTCGCCAATTTGGTCGGCAACTCACCGCTTAAATTAATTGAAGCTCCGTTTCCGGAACCAGTGCCCATCCGTTTATTTCTTAAGCGCGACGATTTGTTGCATCCGCTGGTATCGGGCAATAAATGGCGGAAACTCAAGTATAATCTGCTGGCCGCTCGCGGGCAGAAGGTGGACACCTTGCTGACGTTTGGAGGGGCGTATTCCAACCATCTGTACGCCACGGCAGCCGCCGGACAGGTATTTGGTTTTCGAACGATCGGTGTCGTGCGGGGCGACGAACTCGTCCGAAAGCCGCTGAAAAGCACACTGGCTTTTTGCCAGGCATCCGGGATGCAGCTTCATTTCGTTAGCCGGGACGACTATCGACGCAAAGAGGATGCCGATTTTCTGGATGTGTTAACGGCCCAATTCGGCCCCTGTTATGTATTGCCCGAAGGCGGAACCAACGACCTGGCCATTCAGGGTACGGCGGAGATCATCCCCGAAATTACAGCCCAACTGGGCCGCATACCCGATTTCGTGTGCTGTCCGGTGGGTACGGGAGGAACGGTAGCCGGACTGATAACGTCTGCTCTAAAAGAGACAAGCGTGTTGGGATTTATGGCGTTAAAAGTACCCGACAGCCTGTGGCTGTCGGAGTTGTTTCCATCGACAGCCACAGGCTGTCGGGTACCTGATTACCATTTTGGCGGATACGCCAGAACGACGCCGGAACTGCTGAACTTTATCAGGACTTTCGAAAAGAGAAACGGCATCCTGTTGGAACAGGTTTATACCGGGAAGATGCTTTACGGTATTTACGACCTCGCCCGACAAGGGTATTTTCCCGAAGGAGCCTCCGTCGTGGCAGTTCATACCGGCGGGTTGCAGGGCAGGAGTAAGGCGCTGGATTCGGACTAAACCAGCTACGTAGCAACGGCCAATCGCTATCATTTAAAAGAAGTACTACTTTAGCAATTAAAAATACCATAATTTGCCCTAAGGCAGATCAACTATGGAAACGATATTCACTACCGAGCGAGTCAGGCCGTTGCTGGCCCAGGTTCGCCAGTTTGTCGAAACGGAGCTTATCCCACTCGAAGACGGCTTTTCGCACCAGAACATCAGGGCTATTTTGCCCATTCTCGATCAGAAACGGCAGCAGGTTAAGGACGCTGGCCTGTGGGGTCTGCACTTGTCGGTTGCCGAAGGGGGACATGGTCTGACACTCTGCGAATTCGGGCAAATCAGCGAAGCCCTGGCCCATGCGCCGTTTTTCGGACATTACGTCTTTGGCTGCCAGGCACCCGATATTGGCAATACGGAACTGCTACACAAATTTGCCTCCGCCGAACTAAAAGAGCGCTATCTGAAGCCATTGATGTCGGGCGAAATCCGTTCGTGCTTTTCCATGACCGAGCCCGAATTCGCGGGGTCGAACCCCACGCGTATGGCTACGCTTGCTGTGCGGGAAGGGGATGAGTACGTTATCAACGGGCGGAAATGGTTTACCTCTTCGGCCGACGGAGCCGCCTTTGCGGTGGTGATGGCTGTAACCAATCCCGATGCCGCTCCACACCAGCGTGCCAGCATGATCATCGTCCCGACGGATACACCGGGGTTCAACATTGAGCGGAACATTCCGGTGTTTGGTGAAGCGGGCGAAGGCTGGTTTAGTCACGCCGAAGTGACCTACTCAAACTGCCGGGTGCCGGTCGCGAACGTCATTGCGGGCGAAGGGATGGGGTTTCGACTGGCGCAGGAACGGCTGGGGCCGGGTCGGGTACACCATTGCATGCGCTGGATTGGCAATGCGGAGAAAGCGCTGGACCTCCTGTGCAAACGGGCTGCTACCCGCGAGATCGAAGACGGCGTGATGCTTGGCGAAAAGCAGTTCATTCAGGACTTTATTGCCCAAAGCCGGGCCGAAATAGACGCCAGCCGTTTGTACGTACTAAACACGGCGCACATGATCGACACGGTGGGGGTGAGTAACGTCCGGGATGCCGTGTCGGCCATTAAGTTCTACGTGGCAAATGCGTTTCTGCGGGTACTCGACCGGGCCATTCAGGTACACGGTGCTCTGGGCGTTACGGACGACACCGTGCTGTCGGCGATGTATCGGCACGAGCGCGGTGCCCGTATCTGGGACGGAGCCGATGAAGTGCATAAGCAAAATCTGGCCATCAATATTCTCAAAACCTATGGTCTGGATATTAAAAAGAAAGCCCGTGAACTACGTCAGTTTCGTCAACTGATGGAAGCAGAGCGAATGATGAATGCAGAATGATTTTCTTATGATTAGTCCTGATTTACCCCGTTCGGTTCGTTCGGGCGAAGAACTTGATTTACCAAAGCTGAACGACTTCCTTCAGGCCAATGTGCCGGAGGTAGGCACCGTGGCCGCCGTTCAGCAGTTTTCGGGTGGGTTCTCCAATCTTACTTATTTGCTTCAAACGGCCGACCAGGCCTATGTGCTGCGTCGGCCGCCGTTTGGAGCTACCATCAAAGGGGGGCACGACATGGGGCGGGAGTTTCGGGTATTATCGCTTTTGCAGAGCCACTACGATAAAGTACCCCGACCGGTGGTCTATTGTGAGACCGATGATGTGCTGGGGGCACCGTTTTATATCATGACCCGGATAACGGGTGTGATTCTGCGGGCGTCGATGGCACCAACGCTGAGCCTCGCTCCTGAGCGCATGCGGCAACTGTCTGAAGCGCTGGTTGACAACCTCGTGACCATCCACAATCTTGACATAAGCAAAACGGGACTTAATCAATTAGGCAAGCCTGAGGGCTATGTGCAGCGGCAAGTAGAGGGATGGATAAAGCGGTACCAAAATGCCGAAACGGATAAAATCCCGGCTATGGACACCACCGCTGACTGGCTTCGGCGCAACTATCCCGGCGATCAGGCTCCCGCCTTTTTGCACAACGATTACAAATTCGATAACGTCCTCTTCGCGTCCGATGAAGCTACGGGTGAACCCTTATCGGAAATAAAAGGGGTACTGGATTGGGAGATGGCTACCGTTGGCGACCCGCTCATGGATTTGGGCGCTATGCTGGCCTATTGGTCTGAAGCGGATGATAGTCCGGCCTACAGAAACTTCAACCTGACCTGGCTTCCAGGTAATCTGACCCGACAGGAGGTGGTGCGTCGCTACGCTGAGAAAAGCGGTCGTGATTTGAGTGAAATCCTATTTTACTATGTGTTCGGGCTTTATAAAAACGCCGTGATTGCCCAGCAGATTTACGCCCGCTGGAAACAGGGGCATAGTAAGGATGCGCGTTTTGGCCATCTATTGCCCATGATCATTGAACTGGCAACGAAGGCCGCTAATGCTATCGAAACGGGCTTGCTGTAGGGGCGGGCACGCTGGCCCGGCGCAGTCGGTCATTCATCGCAGAGCCTAAGCCCGTATTCGGCAGAGGTTCGGCGTAGATGAGATCAACCGAAAGTGTATCTAATTCCCGAAGGCAAGCGAAGAGATTTTTGGCTGCTTCGTTGAGGTCACCCGTGGGCGAGAGAACACGCTGATTGCTGATTGGAATACCGCCAAAAGGCTCCCGGAATGCCAATGCGCCGATTCGTTCGCCCGGTTGGGGACTCTCTCCCGGCGATAAAAGCATGAGCGGTTTTCGGGGGGCATAATGGCTGCTCAACATGCCCGGTGCCTGCGGGTTCGACGTTGAATGCGTACGTACCGAAACCGACCCAATAACGGCCTCAATCTGCTCCAGTGCCATACCACCCAGCCGAAAAACGGTTGGTAGATTATTCTCGAATCCGACAATCGTAGATTCTATACCTACTCCGGCAGGTCCGCCATCAAGGATATACGGCACCTGATCGCCCAGTTGATCGGCTACATGTTGGGCTGTGGTGGGGCTGATATACCCGAAAGGATTGGCGCTTGGTGCCGCCAGCGGGAAATCGAGCGAGCGCAGCAGATCGAGGGTGAGCGGATGGTTCGGAATGCGGACCGCAACACTGGGAAGGCCCGACGTAACGAGGTCCGGGATAAGGCTCTGTTTGGGGAGAAGCAGGGTTAACGGGCCGGGCCAGAACGCTTCGGCCAGTTTTCGGGCTGGCTCGGGAATGTCGGTGATAAATTGGCTAACCTTATCGATTGAATCCGTATGAACAATGAGGGGATCGAACGAAGGGCGATTCTTTACCTGAAAAATTCGTAAGATGGCGTTGGTATCGAGCGCGTTACCGGCTAACCCGTATACCGTTTCGGTAGGAATACCCACCACATTTCCCGATTCTAGAAATTCTTTTGCCTTTCCCTTGTCTGTTCCTATCTGTGCCATGATTTCGTGGCGCAAAGATAGCGAGAAATTATAGTGCAGACGGAACCCCGCGTAGCCTTAAACTCTATTGATTGAGATAGTGGGCAGCGCGGGGTTCGTCTTGTAGGTCTGATTAATGATGTCCGCCGGGGCCGTGTACGTGGCCATGTGCCAGTTCGTCCTGCGTGGCGTCCCGAACGTCAACGACTTCAACATCGAAATGAAGGCTCTGGTCGGCTAATGGGTGGTTGGCATCAACCGTAACGGTTTCCGGGCCGACGTTGGTAACGGTTATAACCTGTCCGTCGTTTGCTTCAAACTGCATTCCCACTTCAATGGGCTGCCCGCCAAAGGCCCGGAGCGGAACTTCTTCTACCAGTTGAGGGTCGCGTTTGCCGTATCCTTTTTCCGGAGCAACATCCAGCTTGAGTTTATCACCGGCTACACGGCCTTCCAGTCCTTCTTCCATACCGGGAATCAGGTTGTTAGCTCCGTGAAGGTAGTACAACGGGTCGCGGCCCTCGCTCGAATCCAGTACCGTACCATTGCTATCACGCAGGGTATAATGGATAGCGGCTACTTTGTCTTTTGTAATATTCATGATTGGTTTTGCCCTATGTTGATTCTTTTTTGATAACAAATGAACGGGCAAAGTTGCTGTAATTTTTTGGTATAATTTGTTCAGACTACTACCAGAAAAGGCATTTAAAGCTAGAGCGGACGTTTAATTATAACTTGATTTGTACCAGAACGAGCTTAAAGCCTGGTAACTATACCGGTATGTGTTGCTTGGGTAGCGTCTTGAAAAAGTATTGAACCGGTCCGGGTAAGCCTAAGGAATATTAGTGCGTATAACGTGATCTTACTTGATTTATCTGCTCCAAATCCTCCGTTATAAGCTCCTTATTGATCCATGCGCCGGCTTTAGAACCATTGGCTACGGCTATGGCCACCTGCCGGAAAAGGGTTGTTGCATCGCCCGCAGCAAATACACCCGGCACTGTTGTTTTGCCGAACTCTGTGGTTTCGATCAGGCCGTTATCGGTTATGGCACAGCCCAGTTGGCTAGCAATGTTGGTATGCTGGCGAAACGGAACGCGGGAAAATAGGGCTTTCAACTGCACCTGGCTACCATCATTGAACCGTAGCCCACTGAGCATACCCGACTGATGCTCAATGGCATCGAGTAGGGTTTCGATAATCGGAATCTTGAGTTGTTGCAGCATTTCCTGTTGTGTATAGGTCAACGTTGAGGGGCCATTGGTAAACAGGGTAAGCTGACTTGACCAATGCTGAATCAGTGTGGCCATTTCGTACCCTACCTCGCCGTTTGCCAGCACGCCCAGCGGCTGGCCGTGTACTTCATACCCGTGGCAGTACGGACAGTGAAGCACAGAGCGGCCCCAGCATTCGGCAAAACCCGGTATGTCGGGCATTATATCGAACAGACCTGTTGCCAGCAATAATTTGCGGCTAGTGAACGACTTGCCCGAAGCCGTCGTGAGATCGAATCCATCCTCTGTTTGTACGGCCGTTACAACCGTGTCTGACCGGAACTGAACGGTAGGGTAGCGGCCCAGCTGGTCGCGGGCAATGCTTGCCAGTTGAGCCGGGGTTTCGCCATCGCGGGTCAGGAAACCGTGCGAATGGGGCGTTTGGCGGTTGCAGGGCTGCCCCGCGTCAATGACCAGTACCTTTCGTAGGGATCGGCCCAGTAACAGAGCGGCACTTAGTCCGGCATTGCTGCCGCCTATGCTAATTACGTCGTATGTAGGCTTATTTGCTGTCATGTTGTGTGTATTGTTAATTCCAGACTGAGAATGAGTTTTAACTGGCTTGTTGTTTTTCATGTGTTGAACAGGGTTGAACAAGGCAGTCTTTCCCGCTCCCAGAAAGCCATTTAGTACCG is a window of Spirosoma linguale DSM 74 DNA encoding:
- a CDS encoding GCN5-related N-acetyltransferase (PFAM: GCN5-related N-acetyltransferase~KEGG: acetyltransferase-like protein); protein product: MISIRPGTRADIPQAFDLVMELAVYELAGDQVSNTVEQMAEDGFGPNPLFGMIMAEDSDSQKIVGMALYFYRYSTWKGKRLYLEDIVVTEAFRGYGIGKLLLDATIEMARDTKCTGMMWQVLDWNEPAIGFYKQFGTRFDDGWTNCHLDF
- a CDS encoding pseudouridine synthase, RluA family (KEGG: ara:Arad_3512 pseudouridylate synthase~TIGRFAM: pseudouridine synthase, RluA family~PFAM: pseudouridine synthase; RNA-binding S4 domain protein~SMART: RNA-binding S4 domain protein); amino-acid sequence: MAETEDELPEDDELYEHHRIVVDKGQSLLRIDRFLMDRLQNATRTKIQAGIDAESVRVNDKPTKASYKIKPSDIITVSLPHPPRETDLKPENIPINIVFEDDDLLVINKPAGMVVHPAHGNWDGTLVNALVYHFQNLPTSRHGEVRPGLVHRIDKDTSGLMVIAKTEFAMTYLARQFFEHTIERTYNALTWGVPNPQIGTITGFIGRSIKDRKVQAIYDDESKGKWAVTHYTTLEDLGYVALVECKLETGRTHQIRAHFKHIGNPLFNDAMYGGDRILRGTPVGSYKAFVENAFKLLPRQALHARSLGFKHPRTKEWLQFDSNLPDDFQAALNKWKSRLESRALDAND
- a CDS encoding Pyridoxal-5'-phosphate-dependent protein beta subunit (PFAM: Pyridoxal-5'-phosphate-dependent protein beta subunit~KEGG: abm:ABSDF2692 putative D-cysteine desulfhydrase (DcyD)), producing MDELARQLANLVGNSPLKLIEAPFPEPVPIRLFLKRDDLLHPLVSGNKWRKLKYNLLAARGQKVDTLLTFGGAYSNHLYATAAAGQVFGFRTIGVVRGDELVRKPLKSTLAFCQASGMQLHFVSRDDYRRKEDADFLDVLTAQFGPCYVLPEGGTNDLAIQGTAEIIPEITAQLGRIPDFVCCPVGTGGTVAGLITSALKETSVLGFMALKVPDSLWLSELFPSTATGCRVPDYHFGGYARTTPELLNFIRTFEKRNGILLEQVYTGKMLYGIYDLARQGYFPEGASVVAVHTGGLQGRSKALDSD
- a CDS encoding acyl-CoA dehydrogenase domain protein (PFAM: acyl-CoA dehydrogenase domain protein; Acyl- CoA dehydrogenase type 2 domain~KEGG: dat:HRM2_03010 acyl-CoA dehydrogenase (ACAD) / acyl-CoA oxidase-like protein), with the protein product METIFTTERVRPLLAQVRQFVETELIPLEDGFSHQNIRAILPILDQKRQQVKDAGLWGLHLSVAEGGHGLTLCEFGQISEALAHAPFFGHYVFGCQAPDIGNTELLHKFASAELKERYLKPLMSGEIRSCFSMTEPEFAGSNPTRMATLAVREGDEYVINGRKWFTSSADGAAFAVVMAVTNPDAAPHQRASMIIVPTDTPGFNIERNIPVFGEAGEGWFSHAEVTYSNCRVPVANVIAGEGMGFRLAQERLGPGRVHHCMRWIGNAEKALDLLCKRAATREIEDGVMLGEKQFIQDFIAQSRAEIDASRLYVLNTAHMIDTVGVSNVRDAVSAIKFYVANAFLRVLDRAIQVHGALGVTDDTVLSAMYRHERGARIWDGADEVHKQNLAINILKTYGLDIKKKARELRQFRQLMEAERMMNAE
- a CDS encoding aminoglycoside phosphotransferase (PFAM: aminoglycoside phosphotransferase~KEGG: dol:Dole_1459 aminoglycoside phosphotransferase) — its product is MQNDFLMISPDLPRSVRSGEELDLPKLNDFLQANVPEVGTVAAVQQFSGGFSNLTYLLQTADQAYVLRRPPFGATIKGGHDMGREFRVLSLLQSHYDKVPRPVVYCETDDVLGAPFYIMTRITGVILRASMAPTLSLAPERMRQLSEALVDNLVTIHNLDISKTGLNQLGKPEGYVQRQVEGWIKRYQNAETDKIPAMDTTADWLRRNYPGDQAPAFLHNDYKFDNVLFASDEATGEPLSEIKGVLDWEMATVGDPLMDLGAMLAYWSEADDSPAYRNFNLTWLPGNLTRQEVVRRYAEKSGRDLSEILFYYVFGLYKNAVIAQQIYARWKQGHSKDARFGHLLPMIIELATKAANAIETGLL
- a CDS encoding Sua5/YciO/YrdC/YwlC family protein (TIGRFAM: Sua5/YciO/YrdC/YwlC family protein~PFAM: SUA5/yciO/yrdC domain; SUA5 domain protein~KEGG: rpa:RPA1077 SUA5/YciO/YrdC domain-containing protein), which gives rise to MAQIGTDKGKAKEFLESGNVVGIPTETVYGLAGNALDTNAILRIFQVKNRPSFDPLIVHTDSIDKVSQFITDIPEPARKLAEAFWPGPLTLLLPKQSLIPDLVTSGLPSVAVRIPNHPLTLDLLRSLDFPLAAPSANPFGYISPTTAQHVADQLGDQVPYILDGGPAGVGIESTIVGFENNLPTVFRLGGMALEQIEAVIGSVSVRTHSTSNPQAPGMLSSHYAPRKPLMLLSPGESPQPGERIGALAFREPFGGIPISNQRVLSPTGDLNEAAKNLFACLRELDTLSVDLIYAEPLPNTGLGSAMNDRLRRASVPAPTASPFR
- a CDS encoding peptidylprolyl isomerase FKBP-type (PFAM: peptidylprolyl isomerase FKBP-type~KEGG: cja:CJA_1627 FKBP-type peptidyl-prolyl cis- trans isomerase), producing MNITKDKVAAIHYTLRDSNGTVLDSSEGRDPLYYLHGANNLIPGMEEGLEGRVAGDKLKLDVAPEKGYGKRDPQLVEEVPLRAFGGQPIEVGMQFEANDGQVITVTNVGPETVTVDANHPLADQSLHFDVEVVDVRDATQDELAHGHVHGPGGHH
- a CDS encoding FAD-dependent pyridine nucleotide-disulphide oxidoreductase (PFAM: FAD-dependent pyridine nucleotide-disulphide oxidoreductase~KEGG: mms:mma_1907 hypothetical protein), whose protein sequence is MKNNKPVKTHSQSGINNTHNMTANKPTYDVISIGGSNAGLSAALLLGRSLRKVLVIDAGQPCNRQTPHSHGFLTRDGETPAQLASIARDQLGRYPTVQFRSDTVVTAVQTEDGFDLTTASGKSFTSRKLLLATGLFDIMPDIPGFAECWGRSVLHCPYCHGYEVHGQPLGVLANGEVGYEMATLIQHWSSQLTLFTNGPSTLTYTQQEMLQQLKIPIIETLLDAIEHQSGMLSGLRFNDGSQVQLKALFSRVPFRQHTNIASQLGCAITDNGLIETTEFGKTTVPGVFAAGDATTLFRQVAIAVANGSKAGAWINKELITEDLEQINQVRSRYTH